In the genome of Xanthocytophaga agilis, one region contains:
- a CDS encoding PepSY-associated TM helix domain-containing protein: MTLKKIIGQVHLWLGLSSGLIVLFLGITGCILAFQREIENATRPYLFSKVQNKPLLPPSELRKIADAQLPGKKAHGIQYEPGKSAHVSYYNADPEYYYIVFIDPYTGKVLKTKNMNEDFFRIVIMGHFYLWLPPNIGQPIVASATLIFVVLLITGIVLWWPKNKAAAKQRFWFNWKENLKWKRKNYDLHNVLGFYVSWVIIFIALTGLVWGFQWFAKSLYWTTSGGKEMVQFYETLSDTTQIANAPATPAMDQLWRKVKQDNPSYTGSIEVHVPTERNSSIEVAMNPDPTTFWQADYRYYDQYTLKEIPVTHVYGRLQNASVADKIMRMNYDIHVGAVLGLPGKIIAFVASLICASLPVTGFYIWYGRRKKNAKGNKNSENKPTRKNTQPRPSFAKVNH; encoded by the coding sequence ATGACCCTAAAAAAGATAATTGGTCAAGTACACCTTTGGCTCGGACTTTCGTCCGGGCTAATTGTTTTATTTCTGGGTATTACCGGTTGTATCCTGGCATTTCAACGAGAAATAGAAAATGCAACGCGACCGTATCTTTTTTCAAAGGTCCAGAATAAGCCCCTGCTTCCACCATCAGAATTGCGAAAAATTGCAGATGCTCAGTTGCCAGGAAAGAAAGCCCATGGCATCCAGTACGAACCAGGAAAATCTGCACATGTATCCTATTACAATGCAGATCCGGAGTATTACTACATTGTATTTATTGATCCCTACACAGGGAAAGTCCTAAAAACTAAAAATATGAATGAGGACTTTTTCCGGATAGTGATTATGGGTCACTTTTATTTGTGGTTACCGCCAAACATCGGACAACCCATTGTAGCCTCAGCAACGCTCATTTTTGTAGTATTGCTCATTACAGGTATAGTATTGTGGTGGCCAAAAAATAAAGCTGCAGCTAAACAACGTTTCTGGTTCAACTGGAAAGAAAATCTCAAATGGAAACGCAAAAACTATGATCTACACAATGTATTAGGGTTTTATGTGAGTTGGGTAATAATTTTTATTGCACTTACAGGACTGGTATGGGGCTTTCAATGGTTTGCCAAATCTCTTTACTGGACTACTTCCGGAGGAAAAGAAATGGTTCAGTTTTATGAAACTCTTTCAGATACTACTCAGATAGCCAATGCTCCTGCTACTCCAGCTATGGATCAGTTGTGGAGAAAGGTCAAACAAGATAATCCATCCTATACAGGCAGTATTGAGGTACATGTTCCAACAGAACGAAACTCTTCTATTGAAGTAGCGATGAATCCGGACCCTACCACATTCTGGCAGGCTGATTATCGTTACTATGATCAATATACGCTAAAGGAAATTCCTGTTACTCACGTATACGGACGATTACAAAATGCATCTGTTGCAGACAAAATCATGCGTATGAACTACGATATCCATGTGGGCGCAGTACTGGGATTACCTGGAAAAATAATAGCGTTTGTTGCCAGTTTGATCTGTGCCAGTTTACCTGTAACAGGCTTTTACATCTGGTATGGCCGCAGAAAGAAGAATGCCAAGGGGAATAAAAATTCAGAGAATAAACCTACTAGAAAGAATACACAGCCTAGACCATCCTTTGCAAAAGTCAACCACTAA
- a CDS encoding zinc-dependent alcohol dehydrogenase family protein, protein MQALVLEEYSTNYTLKQLVRPVPAAGQVLVRIKVSGVNPLDLKIKAGQAAHAKTQLPAILGIDMAGIVESVGDGVTLFKLGDEVFGMTGGIAGLQGSLAEYAAVDADLLAHKPKRLTMREAAALPLAFITAWEGLVDRANVGNGKNVLIQGGSGGVGSIAVQLAKAKDANVFATDKPAKKPFLESLGATFIDYTHYPVDEYLQEYTQGEGFDIIFDTVGGTTLDASFQAVKTYTGHVVSILGWGTHTLAPLSFRGATYSGVFTLLPLITGIGRKHHGEILREASQLADTGLLIPSVDPVYYTMQTIEDAYIAFENRQNNGKVVIEI, encoded by the coding sequence ATGCAAGCATTAGTGCTGGAAGAGTATAGCACTAATTACACCTTAAAACAGCTGGTTCGCCCCGTTCCTGCAGCAGGGCAAGTACTTGTTCGTATAAAAGTAAGTGGAGTAAATCCTCTGGATCTGAAAATCAAGGCAGGACAGGCTGCACATGCAAAGACTCAGTTGCCGGCTATTTTAGGGATAGATATGGCAGGTATTGTAGAATCCGTAGGAGACGGGGTAACACTTTTTAAACTTGGAGATGAGGTATTTGGGATGACAGGTGGAATTGCCGGTCTTCAGGGATCACTGGCTGAATATGCTGCGGTAGATGCAGACTTATTAGCTCATAAGCCTAAACGTTTAACTATGAGAGAAGCAGCAGCTCTTCCTTTAGCTTTTATTACTGCATGGGAGGGATTAGTAGATAGAGCCAATGTTGGAAATGGAAAAAATGTATTAATTCAGGGTGGTTCTGGAGGAGTGGGTTCCATTGCAGTGCAGTTGGCTAAAGCCAAAGATGCTAATGTTTTTGCTACAGATAAGCCTGCAAAGAAGCCATTTCTGGAAAGTTTGGGTGCAACCTTTATTGATTATACTCACTATCCTGTAGATGAGTATTTACAGGAGTACACACAAGGAGAAGGCTTTGATATTATATTTGATACAGTAGGAGGTACTACGCTGGATGCCTCATTTCAGGCTGTTAAAACATATACCGGACATGTAGTGAGTATTCTAGGATGGGGAACTCATACTTTAGCTCCATTATCCTTTCGGGGAGCCACCTATTCGGGAGTTTTTACTTTATTACCTCTTATTACAGGAATAGGCAGAAAACATCATGGAGAGATTTTGAGAGAAGCTTCACAATTGGCGGATACTGGTTTATTAATACCCTCTGTAGATCCTGTTTATTATACTATGCAAACAATAGAAGATGCCTATATAGCCTTTGAAAATCGACAAAATAATGGAAAGGTTGTAATTGAGATCTGA
- a CDS encoding AraC family transcriptional regulator, which translates to MKKDTLHEPFELVLKDFMNVCSKGEHSHSFFELVYIREGTGQQRINATHFQYQSGHLFLLAPEDAHCFDIETPTQFFFIRFNTIYLQAEAKQQDLLQRMELILRNASHQPGCVLKNSSDKAVIRPLMEALIREHQQKDLYHKELIAQYVNTLLVIVARNLMTTLPEKIDEQSENKVITILQYVQSNIYHPERLKGEYISKEFGISESYLGRYFRKHTNETLQQYILNYKLKLIENRLLHTNMRITEIAYEFGFTDKSHLNRFFKKSRGINPSDYRKNSRI; encoded by the coding sequence ATGAAGAAAGATACACTACATGAACCGTTTGAATTGGTTCTGAAAGATTTTATGAATGTGTGCTCAAAAGGGGAACATAGCCATAGTTTTTTTGAACTGGTCTATATACGGGAAGGTACTGGTCAGCAACGTATTAATGCGACCCATTTTCAGTATCAATCAGGCCACTTGTTTCTCCTTGCTCCGGAAGATGCTCATTGTTTTGATATTGAAACTCCAACGCAATTTTTCTTTATTCGCTTTAATACTATTTACCTACAAGCAGAAGCCAAACAGCAGGATCTACTTCAACGAATGGAATTGATCCTGCGTAATGCAAGTCATCAGCCAGGATGTGTTTTAAAGAATTCATCGGATAAGGCAGTTATCAGACCTCTTATGGAGGCATTAATACGGGAGCACCAGCAAAAAGATTTGTATCACAAAGAATTAATAGCACAATATGTCAATACTCTGCTAGTGATCGTGGCACGCAATCTGATGACAACTCTGCCTGAAAAAATAGATGAACAAAGCGAAAATAAGGTCATTACTATATTGCAGTATGTACAATCAAATATATATCATCCTGAAAGACTAAAAGGAGAATATATCAGCAAAGAGTTTGGAATTTCAGAAAGTTACTTAGGACGCTATTTCAGAAAGCACACTAATGAAACATTACAACAGTATATTCTAAATTACAAATTAAAGCTAATTGAAAATCGCTTGCTACATACTAACATGCGAATCACAGAAATTGCCTATGAGTTCGGATTCACGGATAAAAGCCATCTAAACAGATTTTTCAAAAAAAGTCGGGGAATAAATCCCAGTGATTACAGAAAAAATAGTAGGATATAA
- a CDS encoding gamma-glutamylcyclotransferase family protein has product MSQNLYFSYGSNISPEKMQKLCPNAELLGAGYLESYQLVFTTHLEQRSRGGADVVPAAGEEVWGLLYNISDTELAAMDANKFYPEIYGRLSVTIQLREGGGYKTVEDVWTYVMQDKQKSYAQPTMDYVNLLLEAARANEFPISYQEYLRSFRNKIG; this is encoded by the coding sequence ATGTCACAGAACCTTTATTTTTCATACGGCTCGAACATCAGTCCTGAAAAGATGCAAAAGCTTTGCCCCAATGCCGAACTATTGGGAGCAGGTTATCTTGAGAGCTATCAGCTTGTATTTACTACCCATCTGGAACAACGTAGTCGGGGAGGTGCTGATGTAGTGCCTGCTGCAGGTGAAGAAGTGTGGGGATTACTGTACAACATCAGTGATACAGAGCTGGCTGCCATGGATGCCAATAAATTTTATCCGGAGATTTATGGCCGGCTTTCTGTTACCATTCAGCTTCGTGAAGGGGGAGGGTATAAAACAGTTGAGGATGTCTGGACTTATGTGATGCAGGATAAACAGAAATCGTATGCTCAACCAACTATGGATTATGTGAATTTGTTATTAGAGGCTGCAAGAGCAAATGAGTTTCCAATTTCATATCAGGAGTATCTGAGGTCTTTTCGGAATAAGATTGGATGA
- a CDS encoding S9 family peptidase encodes MKEKETETSAPHFPDVKPPIAEVKAFEVKAKHGASRTDNYYWLNKREDPNVIKYLEAENAYTDTMMADTKVLQDKLFEEIKGRIKEDDESVPYKDGNYYYYTRFEKGGEYPIYCRKKGSLSAPEEVIINANERGHGHNYYSLGGLEVSDNEELIAFGEDTVSRRNYILRVKNLKTGEIYPDAIPNTEGGSYAWAADNKTLFYIIRHQQTLLGYQVWRHVLGTDPKTDVKVYEEKDDQFYMGLYRMKSKKYIAIACDHNGVSTEYRLLDASKPTGEFTVFLTREHGHEYNIEHYKDKFYVRTNWQAENFRLMEVPEGKTADKSAWKEVIPHRADVYLDGLEVFVNHLVLQERKEGLINIRVINQKSKAEHYINFGEPAYTAYTSTNPDFNTDVLRYGYTSMTTPPSTFDYNMDTKEAKLMKQQEVVGGYNKEEYVTERVYATARDGVKIPISIVYKKGFEKNGQAPLYQYSYGSYGYSTDPTFSVARLSLLNRGFAFAICHIRGGQEMGRQWYDNGKMLKKKNTFTDFIDCSEFLIKEKYTSTSHLYANGGSAGGLLMGAVANMAPDKYNAIIADVPFVDVVTTMLDESIPLTTGEYEEWGNPNEKEYYDYMLSYSPYDNVEKKAYPNMLVTTGLHDSQVQYWEPAKWVAKLRTLKTDNHVLLLKTNMEAGHGGASGRFKAIKETAFKYAFIFKLEGIKD; translated from the coding sequence ATGAAAGAAAAAGAAACTGAAACATCTGCACCCCATTTCCCTGATGTAAAACCTCCCATTGCAGAGGTGAAGGCTTTTGAAGTCAAAGCTAAACATGGCGCATCCCGTACAGACAACTATTACTGGTTAAATAAACGGGAAGATCCCAATGTGATCAAATACCTGGAAGCCGAAAATGCCTATACAGACACCATGATGGCTGATACCAAAGTTTTACAGGATAAACTTTTTGAAGAGATCAAAGGCCGTATCAAAGAAGATGATGAGTCTGTACCTTACAAGGATGGAAACTATTACTATTATACACGCTTTGAGAAGGGTGGCGAATATCCTATTTATTGCAGAAAGAAAGGATCTCTGTCTGCACCTGAAGAGGTGATCATCAATGCCAACGAAAGAGGTCATGGACATAACTATTATAGTTTGGGTGGGTTGGAAGTGTCTGATAATGAGGAGTTAATCGCTTTTGGAGAAGATACAGTAAGTCGTCGGAATTATATATTGAGAGTAAAGAACCTGAAGACGGGTGAGATTTATCCCGATGCTATTCCCAATACAGAAGGAGGTAGCTATGCGTGGGCGGCTGATAACAAAACGTTGTTTTATATCATTCGTCATCAGCAGACATTGCTTGGGTATCAGGTATGGCGACATGTATTAGGAACTGACCCTAAAACGGATGTAAAGGTATATGAAGAGAAAGACGATCAGTTTTATATGGGACTGTATCGTATGAAATCCAAGAAGTATATTGCCATTGCCTGTGACCACAATGGTGTGTCTACGGAATACCGTTTGCTGGATGCCAGTAAGCCTACAGGCGAGTTTACCGTATTTTTGACTCGCGAACATGGCCATGAATACAACATTGAACATTATAAGGACAAGTTTTATGTTCGCACCAACTGGCAGGCAGAAAACTTCCGTCTAATGGAAGTTCCGGAAGGCAAAACTGCTGATAAATCAGCCTGGAAAGAAGTTATTCCTCATCGTGCAGATGTATATCTGGATGGACTGGAAGTATTTGTGAACCATCTGGTGTTACAGGAACGCAAAGAAGGATTGATCAATATTCGGGTCATCAATCAAAAAAGCAAAGCAGAGCATTATATCAACTTTGGTGAGCCTGCCTATACTGCTTATACCAGTACCAATCCGGATTTCAATACTGATGTACTGCGGTATGGCTATACTTCCATGACTACACCTCCATCTACGTTTGATTACAATATGGATACCAAAGAAGCCAAGTTGATGAAGCAACAGGAGGTAGTAGGAGGCTATAACAAAGAAGAGTATGTGACCGAACGTGTGTATGCAACCGCCCGTGATGGAGTAAAGATTCCTATTTCTATTGTTTACAAGAAAGGATTTGAGAAAAATGGACAGGCTCCATTGTATCAGTATTCCTATGGCTCCTATGGCTATTCTACTGACCCTACATTCAGTGTCGCTCGTTTGAGTTTGTTAAACAGAGGATTTGCGTTTGCTATCTGCCACATCCGGGGTGGACAGGAAATGGGACGTCAGTGGTATGACAATGGTAAAATGCTGAAAAAGAAAAATACCTTTACTGACTTTATCGACTGTTCCGAGTTTCTGATCAAAGAAAAGTATACGTCAACCTCTCATTTGTATGCGAATGGGGGTAGTGCTGGTGGTTTGTTGATGGGTGCTGTTGCCAATATGGCTCCAGACAAGTATAATGCCATCATTGCTGATGTGCCTTTTGTAGATGTGGTAACTACCATGTTGGATGAGTCCATTCCATTGACTACCGGAGAATATGAAGAATGGGGTAATCCCAATGAGAAAGAATACTACGATTACATGCTATCCTATTCTCCGTACGATAATGTAGAGAAGAAAGCATATCCCAATATGTTGGTAACAACAGGCTTGCATGATTCTCAGGTACAGTATTGGGAACCTGCCAAGTGGGTAGCCAAACTACGTACGTTGAAGACAGATAATCATGTATTGTTATTGAAAACCAATATGGAAGCAGGTCATGGTGGCGCTTCAGGTCGTTTTAAAGCAATCAAAGAGACAGCATTTAAATATGCCTTTATCTTTAAACTGGAAGGTATAAAAGACTAA
- a CDS encoding Panacea domain-containing protein gives MYSSAAIANYFLAKGKADNKPLSPMKLQKLMYFAYGWYLATTNQRLFNEMIEAWRYGPVIPSVYEAFRHFGNNTITEPMPNFNTPVVKSGIDDETARQILDVVWYVYSDLSAIALSNLTHEKGTPWYKIYEQYGSVKNIPSNKDINEEYIKEYFVQKLNSLGNKEAH, from the coding sequence ATGTATTCATCTGCAGCTATAGCAAATTATTTTTTAGCGAAAGGAAAAGCCGACAATAAACCCCTTTCTCCCATGAAGCTGCAAAAACTCATGTACTTTGCCTATGGCTGGTATCTGGCCACCACCAATCAGCGACTTTTTAATGAAATGATTGAAGCCTGGCGGTATGGGCCGGTTATTCCTTCGGTATATGAGGCATTCCGACACTTTGGCAACAATACCATCACAGAGCCCATGCCTAATTTCAATACCCCTGTAGTTAAATCAGGCATAGATGACGAAACTGCCCGACAGATTCTGGATGTGGTTTGGTATGTCTACTCTGATCTGTCTGCTATTGCTCTTTCTAATCTGACACATGAGAAAGGCACTCCCTGGTATAAGATCTATGAGCAATATGGCAGTGTAAAAAATATTCCCAGCAACAAAGACATCAACGAAGAGTACATCAAAGAATATTTCGTTCAAAAACTGAATTCGCTTGGAAACAAAGAAGCCCATTGA